The Sporomusa termitida genome has a window encoding:
- a CDS encoding diguanylate cyclase domain-containing protein: protein MRGSHAMEFPELVDIAKLQQLLDSMYAVTGIPSAILDNHSVVLIASGWQDICQKFHRVFPETAARCHDSDQRIYQQLLAGQFAGYRCENGLIDYACPIIIEGRHLASLFVGQFFMEKPDEEFFRNQARRFGFKEDEYLAALHKVPVIPQESVASIIEFFSQLASIITHLCYQVLRSKTAMNFKDTLMEAIPNPIFYKDQNGRYLGCNKAFTDLTGLSKAEIVGKTASEILPMCYSAEEQVPEPEPEPGRRPHTCECVVLDAAGAVRNVIFNNAVFTTGDGSKGLVGSILDITAHKQMEAKLKESEENYLLLFKHMINGFLFLQATPGLDGALPDFVILDVNEGYAEIIGQPKAEILDHKITDVLPFTTAENPEWLFILHRVLQHGEATLLEHYSKQCLKWLRLSIYSPKQGYLAIVVSDITGQKRSEEQVQQYAYHDHLTGLPNRRLLDDRLSIAIARAKRSAEQIAVIFLDLDNFKPVNDTYGHDAGDELLQQLANRIVSNVREGDTVSRVGGDEFVIILPQIRTKAEVEQLALRLLVVCRQPFMIRNHEVFVSASIGVSMFPDDGMDIADLIRSADIAMYHSKRNGRNQVCFVHGCL, encoded by the coding sequence ATGAGAGGAAGTCATGCTATGGAGTTCCCGGAGTTGGTTGATATCGCGAAATTACAGCAATTGCTTGATTCTATGTATGCTGTAACCGGAATACCTTCGGCAATTTTGGATAATCATTCTGTGGTTTTAATTGCCAGTGGCTGGCAGGATATATGCCAGAAATTCCACCGTGTTTTTCCTGAGACCGCGGCAAGATGCCATGATAGTGATCAGCGGATATACCAGCAGCTGCTGGCCGGGCAGTTTGCCGGCTACCGGTGTGAAAATGGCCTGATCGACTATGCCTGCCCGATTATCATTGAAGGCAGGCATTTAGCATCGCTTTTTGTCGGCCAGTTCTTCATGGAAAAGCCGGATGAAGAATTTTTCCGGAATCAGGCCCGGAGGTTTGGTTTTAAAGAGGACGAATATCTGGCCGCTTTGCACAAGGTACCGGTAATACCCCAAGAAAGCGTAGCCAGTATTATAGAATTTTTTTCGCAGCTCGCGTCAATAATTACTCATCTTTGTTATCAGGTGCTGCGCTCTAAAACCGCAATGAACTTTAAAGATACCTTGATGGAGGCTATCCCCAACCCGATTTTTTATAAAGATCAAAATGGCCGCTATCTTGGCTGTAATAAAGCCTTTACTGACTTAACCGGGTTGTCTAAGGCCGAGATTGTGGGCAAAACTGCAAGCGAAATTTTACCAATGTGTTACTCGGCGGAGGAGCAGGTACCGGAACCGGAACCGGAACCTGGCCGCCGGCCTCACACCTGTGAATGTGTGGTCCTCGATGCGGCCGGCGCGGTACGGAATGTTATTTTTAATAATGCCGTGTTTACTACTGGAGACGGGTCAAAGGGGTTAGTAGGCAGCATACTGGATATCACGGCCCATAAACAAATGGAGGCTAAACTTAAAGAAAGTGAAGAAAACTATCTTTTATTGTTCAAACATATGATAAATGGCTTTTTGTTTCTTCAGGCCACCCCCGGACTGGACGGCGCCTTGCCGGATTTTGTTATTCTTGATGTAAACGAAGGTTATGCCGAGATTATTGGCCAACCGAAAGCAGAAATCCTTGATCACAAGATAACTGATGTTTTACCATTTACTACCGCCGAGAATCCGGAATGGCTGTTCATTTTACACAGGGTTTTGCAGCACGGTGAGGCGACGTTGCTGGAACATTATTCAAAACAGTGTTTAAAGTGGCTGCGCCTCTCGATTTATAGCCCGAAACAGGGATATTTGGCCATTGTAGTATCTGATATAACCGGACAAAAGCGGAGTGAGGAGCAGGTCCAGCAGTATGCGTATCATGATCATCTGACAGGACTGCCTAACCGGCGTCTGTTGGATGACAGACTGTCGATTGCTATTGCCCGGGCGAAAAGGTCAGCTGAACAGATTGCCGTAATTTTTTTAGATCTGGATAATTTTAAGCCTGTTAACGATACCTACGGCCATGATGCAGGGGATGAGCTGCTTCAGCAACTGGCTAACCGGATCGTGAGTAATGTCCGGGAAGGAGATACGGTCTCACGGGTCGGCGGGGACGAGTTTGTTATTATTCTCCCTCAGATTAGAACAAAAGCAGAAGTTGAGCAGCTGGCCCTAAGACTGCTAGTCGTCTGCAGACAACCGTTTATGATCAGGAATCATGAAGTATTCGTCTCCGCGAGTATTGGAGTCAGTATGTTCCCTGATGACGGCATGGATATTGCTGATCTCATCAGGAGTGCTGACATTGCGATGTATCACTCGAAAAGAAATGGCCGGAATCAGGTCTGTTTCGTTCATGGCTGTTTGTAA
- a CDS encoding amino acid ABC transporter ATP-binding protein has product MLAIHNLYKQFGNLIAVNDLSLTVNKGKTVVLMGPSGCGKSTTIRAINRLVEPDRGSIILNGANILSMQPDELRDIRKRIGFVFQHFNLIGRLTTAENVMLGLVMSGMDKELARAKAVEALDKVGLEQHLGHKPSELSGGQQQRVGIARALAYEPELMLWDEPTASLDPILVREVLIVMEELARYRASTMLVVTHELPFALRVADEIVLMDQGSIVEVGAPAQVFVKPVSDIGKKYKELIEYQMNTSAQSLAGKAE; this is encoded by the coding sequence ATGCTTGCTATACATAATCTCTATAAACAGTTTGGCAATCTGATAGCGGTTAATGATCTCAGCCTTACTGTAAATAAAGGCAAAACAGTGGTACTCATGGGACCGTCAGGCTGTGGAAAATCCACCACGATCCGGGCGATAAACCGTCTGGTGGAACCTGACCGCGGTTCCATCATTCTGAATGGGGCCAATATCCTGTCTATGCAGCCTGACGAACTGCGCGATATTCGTAAGCGTATCGGCTTTGTATTTCAGCACTTTAATCTTATCGGTCGCTTAACAACAGCCGAGAATGTCATGCTCGGCCTGGTCATGAGCGGTATGGATAAAGAATTGGCAAGAGCGAAAGCCGTTGAGGCCCTGGACAAGGTTGGGCTTGAGCAGCATTTAGGCCATAAGCCGAGTGAGCTGTCCGGCGGGCAGCAGCAGCGGGTGGGCATTGCCAGAGCCCTGGCTTACGAACCGGAGCTTATGCTCTGGGATGAGCCGACCGCATCCCTGGACCCTATTCTGGTGCGCGAGGTATTAATTGTTATGGAGGAGCTGGCCCGCTATCGCGCGAGCACAATGCTTGTTGTAACGCACGAACTGCCGTTTGCCCTGCGTGTTGCCGATGAAATTGTCCTGATGGATCAAGGGTCCATTGTTGAGGTAGGTGCGCCGGCGCAGGTATTTGTTAAGCCTGTATCAGATATTGGTAAAAAATATAAAGAACTTATTGAATATCAGATGAATACCAGTGCCCAGAGCCTGGCCGGCAAGGCAGAGTGA
- a CDS encoding TetR/AcrR family transcriptional regulator has protein sequence MDTALELFLSSGYEKTTVQDIVKKVSVAQGTFYYYFASKDALLEAIFARYAKNMVTHIQSCHLDNVTVLEKLQLLISHFYKLCYDGEPGLIAAVLYREKQGELINKLWRQLQIIAAPLFRSILEQGNQEGVTHVMHVDETLAFFAGIIAALLEASSPAEFEHESDPAIIKNKLEIAEKLIATLFGTPPGSIHLEIPTVEE, from the coding sequence ATGGATACAGCCCTGGAGTTATTTCTGTCTTCAGGTTATGAAAAAACTACCGTCCAGGATATCGTCAAAAAAGTGAGTGTGGCCCAGGGCACTTTTTATTACTACTTTGCATCAAAAGACGCCCTCCTTGAAGCCATCTTTGCCCGCTATGCCAAAAATATGGTCACTCACATTCAGTCTTGTCATCTTGACAACGTAACCGTCCTGGAAAAATTACAATTACTTATCAGCCATTTCTATAAACTGTGCTACGATGGTGAACCGGGCCTGATTGCTGCTGTTTTATACCGGGAAAAGCAAGGTGAATTGATCAATAAACTCTGGCGTCAGCTGCAGATTATTGCGGCTCCGCTTTTTAGAAGCATCCTGGAACAGGGTAATCAGGAGGGTGTAACCCATGTGATGCATGTGGATGAAACCCTTGCTTTTTTTGCCGGTATTATTGCCGCCTTACTGGAAGCCAGTTCTCCCGCAGAATTCGAACATGAGTCAGATCCGGCAATCATCAAGAATAAACTGGAGATTGCCGAGAAACTAATAGCCACGCTATTTGGGACACCGCCAGGCAGTATTCATCTGGAAATACCAACAGTTGAGGAATAA